Sequence from the bacterium genome:
GGGCTTGATGGCGCTGAGCGTGTGGTGGTTCCTGGGGTTCGCGCTGGTCTGCGCGCTGGCGCCGGCTGCGAAGTTCTTCGGCGGCCGGGACGCCTGAGGGGCGAAACGACACCGCGGCGCGCGTCGATCACCTGCCCGTTCCGCGCACCCGGGACGGGGGTCGCGATTGACCGCCAGCTCCCGTTGTGATTTGATCTAATTCTGTGCATCCCAGCTCGTGCACCGCCTCCTCTCTCCACTTCGAGGTGACGGATATGTCCCGCGTCGGTTCGCTCCACATCTCTTCTTGTGTGGTAAACAGCGGACCCGTCTCGTCCAGGGCCGGCCGGCGCGCTCATCGAGCGTTGATCGTCGGCTGCACGTTTCTGCTGCTTCTGCTCGTCTCCCCGTGTCCGGCGCACGCCGTCAACATCGATTATACGGACTATTTCCACTGGGCCGGACTGGTCGAGGGCGCCGGCTCCGGATCCTATGAGGACGTGACCCTCCAGGGCGACTACCTCTACGCCGCCAGGAACGAGGGGGGAATACATGTCGTTTCGGTCGCGGACCCCCTCCACCCGGTCGTCGTGGGCGAATACGCGACACCGGACGACGCCCTCGATATCGCCGTCTCGTGGCCCTACGCGTACGTGGCCGCCGCGGGCGCCGGTCTCCTGGTCCTGGACGTCGCCGATCCGGCCGATCCGCTCCTCCTCGGATCCTCACCCATGCCTGACCTGGCACAGGGCGTGGCGATCGACGGGAACCGGGCCTTCGTCGCCTGCGGGGCCTTCGGCCTGGTCATCGTGGACATCGCCGATCCGGAAGTCCCGTTCGTGGCGGACTGGCTGGACACGTCCGGCGACGCGCACGGGGTGACCGTCTGGGGCGCGCACCTCGTCGTGTCCGACGGGTTTAGCGGCATCCATATCGTCGCGAGGGATCCCTACGCCGTCGTCAAGACCGTCGATACGCCGGGACAGGCCCTGGGCGTGTTTCCCGCGGGGGACCACCTGTACGTCGCCGATTACGATGCCGGGCTGGCCATAGTCCACGCGGCGCCGATCGCGGACGCCGCGATCGTCGGCACCGTGAGGCCGACGCCGGCCGTTCTCGACGTCGCCGTCGCCGGCGACATGGCCGTACTGGCCAGCCATTACGGCGGCATCGTCACCGCGGACGTCTCGAACGTGACGGCGCCGGCGTTGATCGCGGGGTCGACCGGCGCGTCCTTCGCGTACGGGATCGCGCTCGACGGGGAACACGCCTATCTGGCCGCCGGCTCCTTCATCCATACCTACGCCCTCGGCAACGGCGCCACCGTGCCGGTGTTCGACCATCTCGCACTCAACGTGCCGAGAGCCGTGGCGGCGGACCGTTTCTATCTGTACGCGATCGACTTCGCCCGGCTCAGCGTGGTCGATCCCGGCACGGGCGCCAAGGTCGGCGTGTGCGGGACCCTCTTCGACCCCCATGACATCTGTGTGGCCGGCTCCTACGCGTACATCGCCGACGATGCCGTGGGCCTGCGCGTGGCGGACGTGTCGGATTCCACGGATCCCGACCTGGCCGTCGGCATATACCTCGGGGGGGAGGCCTGGGGGCTGACCCTGCACGAGGATCGCCTCTACGTGGCCGTCGACGGGCTGGGCCTCGCCGTCCTGAGTCTCGAGCAGGACGCCGGCTCCCCCGCCTGGGTGGGGTTCGGGGTCACGCCGGGACAGGCCAGGGACGTCGTCGTGCAAGGGGGCGTGGCCTACGTCGCCGACGGCACCCGGGGCCTGCACCTGTTCGACGTGTCGGGGCCCGGCAACCCCCCGACCCTGGGTTCCCTGGTCTCGTCGCACGAGATCAGGTACCTGGACGTCGAGGGCGGCTACGCCTACGGGATCGACGGGGACGAACTCGTCGTGTTCGACGTCACCGACCCCGCGGACATCCAGCTGGTGGCCACGCTGCGGCTGCAGGGACCCCTGCGCGGCATAGAGGTGGTCGACGGCGTGGCCTACGTCGCCGATCCCTACGCCGGCCTGTACGTCATCGACGTCGCGAACCCGGCGGCTCCGGCGGTGATCGGCGGCGGCATCGAATCGACGTACCTCGTCGCGTCGATGACCTGCGCCAACGACCGGCTCTACGTCGTCGACGGGCGGGGCGTCTACCTGATGCCGCTGCACGGCCTGCCGACCGCGGTGGAGGACGGTCCGGGAGGCGCGGGCCCCGTGCCGCCGGCGGGTCCGTTCGACGTGGCCGTCGCCCCCAACCCCTTCAATCCCCGCACGACGGTCACCTTCTCGCTGGCCGCGTTCGGCGACGTGCGGGCCGGCGTGTACGACCTGCTCGGCCGGCAGGTCGCCACCCTGGCGGATCGTCGCTTCGGGCCGGGAGACCACGCGCTGCAATGGAACGGCCGCGACGCGGCGGGGCGACCGGCGCCCTCGGGCGTCTACTTCGTCCGACTGGCCACCGCGGGCGGCGGAAGAACGGAAAAGATGATGCTGGTGCGGTGAGGGGAGGGGGCGCCGCTCAGACGCCCTCCTCGTCGAAGAAATCCATCTTGTCCACGGGCATGACCACCGTGGTGGCGATGTTGCAGAGGTGCATGAAGATCCGCTTGTAGAAGCGCATCACCAGCACCAGGCAGACCGCGTCGGAGGTCTTCAGGTCGCTGCGCGTGATCTCGGCGATGGCTCTCTCGAGGGCGTGGCCCTTTTCGCGGGAGGTCTCGATGACCTGCCGGCAGCGGTTCTCGTCGCTCTCGCCGAAGGCCTCGGCGGTCTCCAGCATCGTGTCGCGCATGGTGTCGGCGAAGCCCTTCAGCTTTTCCTTGTACAGGCCGCGGTCGGCGCTCTCGGGCATCAGCTCGTGGGCCACGTCGAAGATGTTCTTGATGTAGTCGCCGATGCGCTCCGCGTCCTTCACCACGTTCATGAAGATCAGCCCGGACGGGATGTCCTCGCTGCGCCTTTCGAGGGC
This genomic interval carries:
- a CDS encoding T9SS type A sorting domain-containing protein gives rise to the protein MSRVGSLHISSCVVNSGPVSSRAGRRAHRALIVGCTFLLLLLVSPCPAHAVNIDYTDYFHWAGLVEGAGSGSYEDVTLQGDYLYAARNEGGIHVVSVADPLHPVVVGEYATPDDALDIAVSWPYAYVAAAGAGLLVLDVADPADPLLLGSSPMPDLAQGVAIDGNRAFVACGAFGLVIVDIADPEVPFVADWLDTSGDAHGVTVWGAHLVVSDGFSGIHIVARDPYAVVKTVDTPGQALGVFPAGDHLYVADYDAGLAIVHAAPIADAAIVGTVRPTPAVLDVAVAGDMAVLASHYGGIVTADVSNVTAPALIAGSTGASFAYGIALDGEHAYLAAGSFIHTYALGNGATVPVFDHLALNVPRAVAADRFYLYAIDFARLSVVDPGTGAKVGVCGTLFDPHDICVAGSYAYIADDAVGLRVADVSDSTDPDLAVGIYLGGEAWGLTLHEDRLYVAVDGLGLAVLSLEQDAGSPAWVGFGVTPGQARDVVVQGGVAYVADGTRGLHLFDVSGPGNPPTLGSLVSSHEIRYLDVEGGYAYGIDGDELVVFDVTDPADIQLVATLRLQGPLRGIEVVDGVAYVADPYAGLYVIDVANPAAPAVIGGGIESTYLVASMTCANDRLYVVDGRGVYLMPLHGLPTAVEDGPGGAGPVPPAGPFDVAVAPNPFNPRTTVTFSLAAFGDVRAGVYDLLGRQVATLADRRFGPGDHALQWNGRDAAGRPAPSGVYFVRLATAGGGRTEKMMLVR